The region ACACAATTCTACTCCAAACACAACACTTGTCATGTTAGGTCAAAAAGCAGTAAATTTGAGCACCTACAAGGGAAGTTCACATGGAGGGTCAAGAAGGGCACATGGTACAGCAGCAGAGACAGACTTGACCAGAGGCCTTTGGGGGCCATATGGGTGAGACCCCAGGTGTCCTCCACGTCATAGCCTCATAAGTATTTATGGGCACCAGTGACTAAATACTCCCACCTACTCTCTACACCTCCTTGACTGAGAGGGTGAGAATTTTAACagacagaaaagaaattaaaatatggtCTTCTTTAGACTGCAGAATgtagggattttctttttttctctattaaataGAGAGCTTGGTACTGGGTGCAGATTCTGCCATAGACTATCACTTGGATGCTATCACACATCTCCCCACTCTGAGGCCACAGCTCTATTTTGAAGGCCAGCCTCACGTCTGGGAGCTGACTCTTCACCCCTTGTGGAACCAACACAAACACTGTTGTGAACCTGCTGTGTCCAGTCCTTCCTTGACAAGAAAGTGGCCATGTGGTCTTCACTGGTAATAGGGGAACATGCACCAGAAACTGGCTCCATGACATTAGTTCTGTAACTAGGCTGGGTTGTCCCCAGTTGGGCCAAATGATCATGATCTAAGGCCCCTTTTTAGTTTAGAAATCCTATGCATCTGTGCACTTTCTAAATTGTGAATTTTTTcctcattaaaataatttacttttgtCTTTATACATTGTCTTTCATATTTTGCTCCATTCAAGGGTTGTTCAGACTCTGCTAATGGGCAGCTGACATGAGATCTGCACATAATTCCCAGAAGTATATATAGAAGGAGACCCAGCCATTCTCCTAATGGACCACTGGCATGTTCACTTATGGGTTTGCAGCTAAATTAATATTTGACTTTACAAAAAAAGCAAtgtattaaaaacataaataccaCCTCTACTTtgaaattaagttttatttttaaatttaaaaacatgcatCCTTTCAAACATGAACTTTTTGTTAGGTAAGTTAATCATACAAACTGTTTATAACAGTAATAGGAGAAGTGGTCGGTTTTCCAGGGCAAAATGTCACAGAATTCAAATCACAACTTGGATTTTCAATGATTCAAGTATTTTTAAGCCACACAAAAAGGTCTGGtccatttaaaacaaatttcctCCCAGGGATATTATGTTCTCGATTAAGTCCTTCATTATTACCATCTCACACAGTAGGATAGCTGGCTGCGGAGGCAATTCCACAGTGGTTGTTCCGGTCCTTGGCCATCTTTACATAGCCATTCGTGCCCCAGCCTGTACCCCAGCTGAAAGAAAAGAGGGGTTTCTTGTTATTACAAAAAATCCAACAATTTATCTTTATTATCGTTAACACCTGAGACTTAGTAATTCACCAGAGGCCAAGACAGATTCAGAAAGAATCACTCAGTTCCTGTTCATGGTTGATTTGTAAACCTGCACATAACTTCTATCCACTAAACCTTTCACAGAACTGCAAAATGAGAGGCAGGGAAAGGAAACTCTTGGGGCCAGATGTACTTCAGAATTATGAAGCTTTTTGAATTTAGAAAATGATTTAGTAACAAAACCATATCAATATGCTAGCAGTATTGAGAACAGTAACTCAAATGTTATAATCCAACATTAATATATCTGTCTGCTGTACAGGGGATAAAGATTTCTGGGATTTCAGAAGTGTGCTTAAAGTTTTGGGGACTTGTGTCTAACACTGATTCAAAAAAGGattctttttacaatttcttaTAGATATTTTGGTATTTTATACCTGTTCTTGACAATCCAATATTTATTATCATCTGATTCTTCTCCTTCAAAGCCATAGCCAACCACCAAAACGGCGTGATCCCGGTTTTGGCTGCTGCAGTTTGCATCATAATATATGCCTGGGAAAGAATAATTCATTGCTGTGGGGAGAACCACCAAGTGACACATGGCTATAACCCAGCCTATCAACCACAGTAAAGAAGGCATTCTGTCAAAGGACATCAATCCAGATATTTAAAAACAAGATTTAAAAATCTAGGCTAGGGGCTTAACACAGTCTCTTTTGTAAATGACTTGTCAAGGGGCATAAAACAGCACTGGTGAAATTCTATTTTTGTAGAATCTGTTTCTATAGAATTCTATTTGCAGGATATCAGCCTAAGGTATCAGCACAGAACACAGTATTAAGTGAGCCAAGGGTTTTTTCCCAGCTTTAATTACAGGAGtaaaattccttgaaaaattttaaagatctcaCAATTGGGGAAAAAGTAAATTCAGCTATATCAGTTGACTTATGGAgccaattaaatatatttttgaagcaCTTAAAATCATGGGGATATGATCCAAGCAGTGGCAATGAAAATATCAGTCACATATATTAATGTACATAGTGGACAACTGTGTTAAATCCACACTCCCAATAAATCTACCTTGAATTCCACATACCAAAGAGTAATGCTTGCTGTATGTCATAGGGTTTTCCAATTTTTCTGTCTAAATCTCTACATAGACAAATGCTTACCTTCTTTATAGAACTGGAATGTTTGCTTGCTTGCATCTATACTAACAGAAATGGGCCCCACATTTGCCACTGTGAACTCTAGGTCCTTCTCTTGGGCAGGGATTCCGTGGAATCCAGTCACATTGGCAGCAGAATACTCAGGTTTGTATTTGCACGGTTCATTCTTTGAAGATAAAGGGGAAGAAATTTGATTAATACCCAGTTCCCAGGGAACATGAGGGCAAGACAGTCTGCAGCTTAATGATTTCCAAGTCATTTATTATGAAGCATTCCAGGAGGTGAAATGTTGGtgttttgacatttaaaaattacagtgTATCTGTTGAATGAGACATTTGTAGTCTACCTGTCCATAAGAAATTTTTCACTCTGAAGAAATTTGTTAGagtatatagaaagatatataacATAGATTTGAGGACAACTATATAGTAACCACCTGAACAGAGAAAGTTACAAGATGAACAAATTTTAGTGACAGTTCTGACAATATAAAAATCTTCAATCCAAATAGTGAATTTTAAATATGGTAGCTGTTTTCTCTGAAAGTGTTCAACTTTGGTACCAGTCTAAGGAGCTCAGTTTACCTTTCCATGGTATGGATAGGATTGCTCCGAGTCCAGGCCTCTGTTGTCAATAACATACTGGAAGGCAAAATTCGCTGCACCCCCTCTGCAGCCACCGTTGCCTTGACGTCCAGAGCAGTCCACCAGGTTCTGCTCACTCAGGGGAACAAGTTTGCCAGTTTTCCGGAACATCTGCCCTTCAAGGGCACCAGTTGCACTAAAAGCCCAACAAGAACCACACCAACCCTGAAaccaaaatgaaaatgttctcagTCTACAAAACAAATAGCAAGACTTTCACAACAACCCTTTGAActgaaaaaatcttttaaaaaattagtgaaCTGCATAATGTTCCACAGTGTACCAAGGCAAGGAGGCCAATTCCTTTTTGGCTttattcttggagagagagatgatGAACACTGTCCTACCTGGTTCTTCACAGGAGTTACATAGCCTTTCTCTCTCCAGTCCACAGATGGGGGGATCTCAGCCAGGGAAGGCACTGGGAAAACTTCCCCTGTCTCGTACCTCTGCTTTTGAACGGTATTCATCGCCTGTCTGAATTCTTCATTGGTCTTcaagggaaagggaaaagaatGTGAGAAAAAGATTTGATGATAAAGtactgaggagaaaaagcaaaattCAGCAATCCATACCACACTCACCATGTCACCAAAGGCATTCATTGCCATTGTGAAGCTGTGTTTCCCTAGGGCGTATTCCTCATTGTGCTTGTCAATCATTTCTAGATTCTTCTCCCACACTGCTTGTCTCCACCCTTCTTCATTCTGGAGGCAAACATATCACCTatcatctttatttctatttaaaactaACTCACCAGTACTGCATGTGTTTGCAGAGAGCAAGAGGAACCATGGCCAGGATGGTGTTATACTTCAGTGACCTGATCTCCACCTTCCACACACGTGATGAACACCTCTATTATGTTCAGCATGCCATGATTATAGCCTTGGTGAGACCAGCCTCAACAAGTTAATCTCTGCTAtaaattcccaccagcaccaACCGTTATCTAAGGGGACCCTCTGGACAGTATCAAATGTTACCAACTTTGCCGTATAGCTTCCCGTGTGTTGCCGTCCACTGGGACCATAATGCACTTAAACCAACATCAACTGATGGAGCAGCTGAGGCTATTGCCAAGCTGAGGACAGTCAGGAGGAGCGAAGGATGCATATTTCAAAAACCTAGGAAAGAAACCGAGTATCTGATTAGACCAGCCTTTCTAACAAGCCACCCTACTTCCTTCTGAGATGTTAGAACCACTAAAGTGGAGTAAAAACACTTAACGCATCCTCCCAAGTATTTACACAGGTCTGGGGAAGCAATCAAGATGTGGGTCATGCACCAGACGTGCTTCCGGTTACCCGCTCTGCGACCCGCCAGCCACTTCCATATGCTGATGCCCTGGCCGCAGGTAGCAACAGTCCCGCACCCCGCGATGAGGGGCTCAGGAGGCTGAGTGCAACGCGGCCTGGCCCGGGGACCGCCCTTCCTGGGATCCCCACCCTCCACCGCCAAGACCGATGGCAGCGCAGGCTCTCGGGGTAGCCTCGCCCGGCCAGGCCCTGGCGGGGATTGGGGCGCTCACCTTTGGTGGCCGCAGGTGCTCAGGGTCAGCAGGCAGGTTCGGGTCCCGGGTCTCTGTGGCAGTGGCCCGAAGGTCTCCATTTAAGGTCCGGAATTCGGCCCAACGACCACGCCCCACAGCCGGACCGCGTGGCGATTGGATGGGCCGGCCTGTGGGCGGTGCCACCGAAGCTGGGTCGCAGGCGCACGTGGGGACCTGATTAATGCTGACCCCCAAGCTTGTCCGGAGGCAGGTGGACCTGCCTCAGCGGACCTGAGGCGGGGAGGACAGCTTGGGCCCATTGACACTGGGGAGGAGGGTCCCGCGCTTCCCTGGGTGCACCAGTGGTATACCCAGTTCGCCTGCTGGGTGGCAGTTCAGAGAGAAGCTTCCAGCGCGACTCCAGTGGGTTTTCTGTGTCACCCCGTGCCCTCCTTTACCGGAGTTTTTTGTTATGGTCCCGGGAGGGCTGAAACCACCGTCATCTAGTCTAGGGGTTTCTGTTCCTCAGGAACAGGTGGGGGAGAGTGCAGAGCCCCCGGCAGAGGTGCTTTCACTGTTTCAGAATGGGGTGCGGCGGGTTGTGGAGgaatgtggggtggggtggggtggcatCCCCCAGTACCCGGTCCGTGACAAGGCCAAAAGCCGCggaaggaaaggggctgggctgggtggtGCCTAGGGAAGGCCGGCATTTTATGATGCTCCCTGCCTGTCAGAGATCCTTCATGCTTCTCAAGTCTTTCTCCAATCAACAGAAACGAgttatttatagaaaaaaatatataaatggagaAAAGGGGGATAGTAGAAACTGCTTTTCCTGCCAACTGTGTTAATGATATTCTATCTTCCTCTGAGTCCAATGAGCTTTTCCTGTGATTTATGTTAATTGCTTTAATGACTTACTTCaatgacttttttctttaatctgtatTTAATGTGAGTATTTAAATGACAGCTTATGAAAACGTTTTAAATggaggagaatatattcatgtattaatttatataattaagaCTTTAAGGAACATGAATCAGAAATGTGTAAGTTCACTTTAATGTTAGGTAAAAATATACTCATTGTAGAAAATActtcatagaaaaaaatcatcaatACCCAAGTGACttcccacatatatatatatgtatatatatatatatttgaattctttttataaaaatggaatcatagttCATGTGGACTTGTAAGCTAATTTCCACTTAGCATGAAACTGAAAACCTTCTAGAAGCACAATGAAATTCATGTATTTTTACTGTGTTAATATGTACAAAACATTAAAGTACCATTTTTATGTGTACAATTCAAGGGCATTAAGTAAATTTACATTGTCCTGCAAATATCAATACCATCagtttccagaaatctttcatcTCCCCATACTGAAATCCATTAAAAACAGCACTCCAGTCCTCCCTACCACCAGCCCCCGGCCCCCACCATTCTCCTTTCTGTCACTATGAACCTGACACGTCTAAGTTCCTCACATAAGGGGCATCAGCTGCCCTTTGGGGCCTCTGTTTCATGTTACATCAtgtcttctaggtccatccatgtggtgTGGCCTGTGTCATAACTTCTTCTTTAAAGGTGAGTCATATTCATTGTATGAAGGAGCTATGTTTGGTTTCTCCAGTTCTCCATGGATGGATATATGGGCACTTGGCTAATTTTGATAATGCTGCTGTTGAACAAATGTTTGAGattctgttttccttgtttttggcATAGAGTTGTGAAATTGTGGAATACAAAAGTAGAAGTGCTGGAGAGGGTAATTCTAGGTTtaattttgtctatgtttttcaaaatgactgcaccatttcacatttctATAAGCATTGCACAGGTTTTTGACCTGACATGTtttgcaaatacatattttttaattttgtgagttGCCTTTTCATTAAGTTAATAGTGTCCTTtcatgaaaaaatttttatttttgataaagtCCAATATCTATTCTGTATTTGTTGGCTGTTCTTTCTGTACCACACCCAAAACACCACtgcaaaataaaattcagtatcaTGAAGCTCTTCCCTTCTGTTTTCATATAAACTTTTATAGATTTCTCTCACGTGTTTTATTTTGAtccatttaatattaatttttacatGTAGTGCAGACTAGCATTTCTTAAGGAACAACCAATATGTCCCTTTCCCAACAGTTTTCTCAGGTGAGGGAACTATTTTAAAGTCTAAGATTGTTAGAGTAGGCGGTTAGATAGACATGGgcaggaggggagaagaggacAGCAGGCAGCCTCCAACCGCATTCCCTGCTGTGACCGCCCTGTCTCCCTTAGACCGCTTTTGCAGTTCAGCACAAACTGATAAGCAAGAGATAAGAGTTACAGGGATCTTCCTGATTTTACAGCCCATGCACTTAAGGATGGCCTTGTCATTAATGGCATTAGGCCATCATAATGTCACTATTACATCATGTACATCATGGTTCTGGTCCCACCATGGGTTTCTCTAGGACAATCAGGAGAATGTGGAACACAAACTTGCATAGAGGCTGAAGGGGAGGAACAAGACAATCTGAAAGATAGTAAGAGAATGACAAAATGGGAGGGAGGAATCCAAATAACCTCCCATAAAAAACACAGTGTAAAACCCAGGGAGTGGCTACCCACCCTCAGGTAAGCCACTCCCCTGTCTCTGGAGCTTACTTTCCTTTTGCTTTGGCTAAATAAAACTCCCCTGCGGCTTTAATTCTCCATCTTGTCTCTCCACTGAATTTTTCCATTGGAGACAAGAAAGGAAGGATTCCACAGTCCATTGCCAAGGAACAAGATGACTGCAGTCATCCTGATTTTACAGAAAATGGGTCCTGAAGCTCACTGATAAAAGTCAATAAGTTTATGGCAAGCATCCTGCAGCAGTAGGTACAGGGAGAAGCCCTTGTGGCCTTCTCCCCACATTCCTCCTTCCCACCAGAGTCTATAATCCATAACCTCTCTTTGGAGACCAGAGCATCTTCTCTGCAAATCTGACCTGCGCATTTAGCCATCAGCCTGACTTCTCCGCCTACGTGGGAGAACACCTCAGGACACTGTATGCTGCTCAtagaaaaatggatttttaaagacATGGTTGTTTTGCTTGCTTCCTTCGGTCAGAATGTGTTGTCTACTGAACTCTTTCTTACGTACCACTTGATCTGGCTGTGTTCAACAGCAGTGATCCCAGAGAAAGACTAGATTCCTTATTCAGAGGGTGAGAAGGGAGAGGACACACAGGTCATGGGACATAACAAACATAAATCACTGGAGTGGAGTTACTAACTTAGTAAAATTTCCAAACTGTATGTGGAGAAGTTTTCCttgatttgttctttttattttcttttatagggAATCTAGGATGCTTGATTATacaattctctttcttttttgtgttctcaaaaattttaaagaatttatgtGTGTCTTTAGAACTGGTGAATAAATGAACCTCACTGTTGTTACTATCTGAAGTTGGCATTTAAACATTGTCATTGGAGCTAGGTTTACAATCTTACTTTTAATGATCACAGGGAAGGAGCAGAATTTTTGTCTCTGAGAAATGATCAAGCAGGGAAAGACCCAGGGGCATGGGGAAAACACCCTCCTGGGGCAGGAAGGTGTGGAGGACCACCCAGTGCAGGCAGCATATTTTACCCTCCCTGTAACTCACATGTCTTCATTCAACAAGACTTCGGCACTGAAGTGGAGAGCCTGGCCCTGGGGAGAGTCTCGTCTTTATCTCACAGTGGCCTCAGGGCCCACATTTCACTTCTCCTGGTCCCTCTGGCAGCCAGAGTTCAGTTAGCCAAGTAAGTGGTGGGGGCTGTGGAGGGACGAGGGCAGAGTCCCCAGAGATCAGCTTCCTTTTCTAAGTCCTGCTGGCCTGACCCACATTTATGTCATGTCTTCACTTTAGAGAGGAACCTGGCACCACCCTTGATCTTGTATACCCACTGTCATGGGGTATGGcatacctgtaaaatgggacatACCATAACACCCATGATCTAGGGCAGTGGCTCTCAAAGTGGGTACCCTGACCAGGAGCATCAGCAATGCTCgagaacttgttagaaaaaaCAAGTTCCTGAACCCCATCCCAGACTCAGAGTCAGAAACTTGGGAGATGGAGGTCAACAGTCTCTTTTCACAAGCCCTGCAGGTTATTCTAATGCAAGTGTGAGAACCACGGTCATAGGGGTGTCATAGGGGTGTCATGGAGGGTGAGTGAAGGAGCAGGTGTGGCATACTCTGGGAAGCACCTGGCACTGACATGTTATTTAGCTATTAGTATCGCTATCATCATTACTGCAAGAAcactttctaataattctttaattTCCAGGAATGCCAGGTACTCACCAATGGAGATGTGTTTCCTTGGAAAAGACCCCTAGGGACATATATGCAAGCCAAATGTCTTGAGCATCTACTATCATGATACAGGGGCTTATTTTCCCTTatgccccatttctttttttatagatagtgttatttttattgaaatatacttcATCATTTATGAGTATTTACCATAGTCACTATGTTCTGAAAGCATTACcattatctaattccagaacaccaAAAAGAAACCTCATGCTTATTAGTTCCCAGTTAATCATAATTATTTCTTACTCATTACCCATTATTCCCATAATCTAGTTTCTATCtttatggatttgtctattctggacatatcatatgaatggaatcaaaaTATGTGACCTTATGcacctggcttctctcacttagtgTGATGTCTTCAGGGTTGGCTCATATTACAGCCTGTCCCAGAAATTCATTCCTCTTTATAGCTGAGCACTATTTCAACAAGAATACACCCTTTTCTAAATTCATTCATCAATTGAAAGATGTTTCTTGCTTTCACTctgttggctattatgaataatgctggtaTGAACATTTTTGCACAAGTTTTTTGTAggaatgtatgttttcatttctcttgggtaggaattGGTATTCATACATGTTTGAGGAAAtaccagactgttttccacagtgactacTACCATTTGaccttcccaccagcaacatatgAGGGTTcagatttctctacatcctcactaaTACATTTATTGATCACTTAAAGTTCTGTACATGCCAATAGGCAGAGGTGAcatctcactatggttttgatttcaATGTCCCTAAGGAATGATGATGTTGAATATATTTTGATGTGCTTCTCagctatgtgtatgtatattctttggagaaatgcctactCAAATCATTTGCCCATTTTCATTGTCCTCTTAGTGttcagttgtaagagttctttaatatattttgggtattttaCATTTATGACAAGGGTAGCAGCAAAACAAAATCGTTTGGCATAATACTGCTGCATTTAACCCTGTTGAGCAATCTGAAGATCCAGACATTGCACCCAACAGGCAACAAACTTTCCTGGAGTTGCCCCTCAGAATGGATAGTTTCATCCTTTTTCCCAATTGATGAAAGGGGAGGAAACTGGGTCTTGTCTgaactttctttctgttttatcctCCTGGTTTTCCTATTGGATTGGAGATGCATGAAAATCATTtatcctttctcttctttctctttatcaTTTTGATTGAGAGGAAAGAAAGCTATTGAAATAACCATGTTTTATAGGAATACTAAATTTTGataaccaaaattatagaatatcTCAAAGTTTTTGTAGTAAAGACTTTCTATGGAACTGCCATGTCTGCATTAAAGTGCTCAGTGGAAAAATGACAAATCAAGAAAAACAATAATTTTCTTACCTGTTGACTTCATCATTTGACTACCAAACTGCACTGGCTTGGACATGTAAACCCTCCAGTGTCATCTTTGGTGGACATTAACTTTGAGCAAATATCTTACCCCCTCCAGCAATTGGCTTCACTCACGAGAAATGCAGATAATTCCAATGACTTCATAAGGCGGTGTTACAAATTAAGTGAGGCAAAACCAGTTGTGAGAGAAGCAGACATCTCCAGGATTTCTCCCTCACACATGGCCATTCCCCTGAGCAATGGCATTCCATCCAAATGTGAGCTAACAAGGCAGTGACTGCTGCTGCCATTGAGATACTGTCTGTAGATCTTGATGATTGCTCTTACCATTCATCTAGGATCTATTGTGAGGCATTAGGAAAGTTTGTGAATTAATTCAAGGAAATAGCTTCCAATCACTGTAAAACCATGGAAACCTGCATCTCTCCCACTCAGTGTGGTCTTCTGCCAGATTGCTCCCATTTTTCACCTCATTGTCCTAGGAAGCTCCTGCCACCAGGGATTCAGTTGGAACCATGGGTAGATTTGAAATCCTCTGAGAGGGGTATTAGCATTGTTGAATATGCCTCTGATTCCATCTGGGGAAACATAATAGGTGTGAGATGAGGGCCTTGAAGAGTTTAGGCCTCATTCTCATGACCCTGCCCTGGATGCCAGGCCCACGCTCAGTGTGACGTGAGTGGCTGTCCTTGTCCTTACTCTCAGCTCATGGCCAGATCTGCAGGAGTGTGGGGAGGGTGGTTTCAATTCTCCCTGTGTAGAtgatctcctctctgttcctcccaAGGTATCTGTAGATTATTGAATCTCTTTTATATCAGGCCCTGTGCTTACAAATGTTGATGCACAAACACTGGTCCATCCCCTGAGATGGGGAGCTGACATCCACTGGAGCATGAATCCATGTGGGTAATATGTAGACTTGTGCTTCCTTCCTTCCGCACTGCCCTAACAATCTTGGCAGCTTCTCATACTGGATTCCAGGTGGTGAGGTTTCTGTGTAGCCAACCCACCCCATGATAGAGGGAGTCTCAGAAAGTACAGCAGTCCCCCTTCTTCAGAtttcatcaagaaaaagagaagtcCTAAATGACACTAAATAAAAGACTTTCTGACCAAGGCTACCTATGCCCTAAAGAGTCAGCTTCTCGTTGTCTTTCCCTGGGGTGGTGTCTGCAGGTTTGCTCCTGAAGAGCTAGACCAATACCAGCCCTGCCCGGACTGGGTCATCGTAATTCTACCACTGACCTTCATCACAAGACACCCTAGGGATCTCCTGTATTGCAGACCTCCTCTTCCTCACCTTGCTCGTGTGGAGTAGCAGCCCAACTCCCCCTGGCAGTGAGGATCCACCCACCCCACCAGCACCATAACTCCCTCCCTTCTGGGTCAGAGGCATGAGGAGCCCAAAGTGGTGAATAGTTGTCTCACCTTCCACGTAAATGAAATCATTGTTATGTCTCCTGGTGGAAGCATCCTCCCTAAGCAACTAAGACCTCCAGGCAGGCACAGCATAAAGTTttggaataagaagaaaaaaaaaaatgctggtgGGTCATGAGGGAAATAGTGCGTGGTGCCACTCCCATTATCCACACACCTCCACAAATTTCCTTTCACCAGTTTTCTACTGAGGTCATTCCAAGCCCTGGACCATCCCGCTAAAATATTGGCCACAGCTCATGAATCGATATAATTGCAAGTCTGGCCATTTCTCATTCCAGGTAAGGTAAACAACCAGGGGCACTGCTGACGTTTTGCCCACGGGCAGGATTTCCCTTCATCACAGTCCTGAGGGTGTTACAGAAAGAGGCTTCATGCCACAGCTGTCTGCCTTCAGCTGGTCCCTGTATATCATGCTGCAGCAGATGTAAACTGGGCCcaagtcttctctttttctttcaaagtatTCTGGAGAACTTCCAGTGAGGCCAGGGGTGCAGGCTGGGAAACAGAAGGCAGGAGCAGAGGCCATAGCATATGGACCCCTTCCTAAGGTAACTTATTTGTGCTGTCAGTGCATGGTTGAGTCTCACTATGCACATTCCACTTCCATTTGATGATGGAGGGTTTCTGTGTATGCTGAAGTTTATAGCTTGCTGAGTTTGATAGCACCCAGTTCATGATGGCAGCTTAAGGTGCACGATAACTTCATGAGCAGTGGTTAAGCTACTAAGAGCCAAAAGCAGAACAGTATGGTTTCTCAAAATGAGAAAAGAGCCTTGCTCCGAAATCCTAAGGGCCTGTGTTTCACCTGTGGGTTCCTGC is a window of Manis pentadactyla isolate mManPen7 chromosome 3, mManPen7.hap1, whole genome shotgun sequence DNA encoding:
- the LOC118922063 gene encoding procathepsin L-like isoform X3; amino-acid sequence: MIDKHNEEYALGKHSFTMAMNAFGDMTNEEFRQAMNTVQKQRYETGEVFPVPSLAEIPPSVDWREKGYVTPVKNQGWCGSCWAFSATGALEGQMFRKTGKLVPLSEQNLVDCSGRQGNGGCRGGAANFAFQYVIDNRGLDSEQSYPYHGKNEPCKYKPEYSAANVTGFHGIPAQEKDLEFTVANVGPISVSIDASKQTFQFYKEGIYYDANCSSQNRDHAVLVVGYGFEGEESDDNKYWIVKNSWGTGWGTNGYVKMAKDRNNHCGIASAASYPTV
- the LOC118922063 gene encoding procathepsin L-like isoform X4 codes for the protein MHPSLLLTVLSLAIASAAPSVDVGLSALWSQWTATHGKLYGKNEEGWRQAVWEKNLEMIDKHNEEYALGKHSFTMAMNAFGDMTNEEFRQAMNTVQKQRYETGEVFPVPSLAEIPPSVDWREKGYVTPVKNQGWCGSCWAFSATGALEGQMFRKTGKLVPLSEQNLVDCSGRQGNGGCRGGAANFAFQYVIDNRGLDSEQSYPYHGKNEPCKYKPEYSAANVTGFHGIPAQEKDLEFTVANVGPISVSIDASKQTFQFYKEGIYYDANCSSQNRDHAVLVVGYGFEGEESDDNKYWIVKNSWGTGWGTNGYVKMAKDRNNHCGIASAASYPTV
- the LOC118922063 gene encoding procathepsin L-like isoform X2 — its product is MIDKHNEEYALGKHSFTMAMNAFGDMVSVVWIAEFCFFSSVLYHQIFFSHSFPFPLKTNEEFRQAMNTVQKQRYETGEVFPVPSLAEIPPSVDWREKGYVTPVKNQGWCGSCWAFSATGALEGQMFRKTGKLVPLSEQNLVDCSGRQGNGGCRGGAANFAFQYVIDNRGLDSEQSYPYHGKNEPCKYKPEYSAANVTGFHGIPAQEKDLEFTVANVGPISVSIDASKQTFQFYKEGIYYDANCSSQNRDHAVLVVGYGFEGEESDDNKYWIVKNSWGTGWGTNGYVKMAKDRNNHCGIASAASYPTV